From the genome of Papaver somniferum cultivar HN1 unplaced genomic scaffold, ASM357369v1 unplaced-scaffold_10, whole genome shotgun sequence:
CTCCATTAACAAGGATTTGATCAGGGGGTTCGGGATAAGTTCCATCAACAAATCGAAGAAGATTGGTACTCATCAAAATAGTTTCAAACTGGTGAGGCCCTAATAGAAAGTTTGTTGAATCAAGTTTGAAAGAGACAAAGTTATAGATGTTTTGAAAGGGTACAGTAAAGTTTAGGTTCTGCTGTTGAAATTGATTTACAAGATTATGCATATCTTGAGATTGATTGGTAGCACCAGATTCAGGTGAAGGAGTAGACATCGAGTATTGATTAGGGTTTAGATGCTATAAATTTTTTGCAGATCTAAAGGATCGAAAAGTAATATGATACCATGAAAGATAAGGTCATGAAACAAATtcagaaacattttttttttccgaaagtGAATGAGTTATTACAAGGAAAGGAAAACTCTACATATAGAGTAAATGTATCTGAAAAGATAAACACACACCAAAATAAAAGGGCACCCAACACAGACATAAAAACAAATGAAATTACACCTCACGGATACTCAATCATTCTCACATGTTTAGAGATGAAGGAGGAAGAAATGAATTGAGTTTATATCCTTACAAATTTTTGCCCGGTCAGCCTAGGGATATACGGTGACCGTTGATATGTTTTCCCTATTTGATTCAACGGCTTACATATATTTTTGACTAACCCAAGTATTCATTCACTGACCGTATTCTATGTTGGTTACCCATAGCCACAAGGATAAAGGTAGACTCTATGTCCTAGAAGTTTTAGATTTAGATCAAGTCCAGCCGTTTTATAAAGGAAACTGTCGGGTAAGAAATTTCAGTCGTTTTATAAAACAAATGGTTGGGTAACCTATTATTGAAAGTATCCAACTCTAGCATTGTCATCGGCTTAATTTTTAAGAGATTTGTGTTGTGTTAAGTGATGACCGAGTAAACTATTGTTGGTCATGATTCATGGTGATGATATCATTTTCATTAGTGGTTCAGGTTGTTGctgttaaaaaagaaaataactaCATCGCGGTTAACCCTTAAAAGGAGGTACATAATGAACTATTGTTGTTTGATGGGTTCTGGTTTGAACAATATCAAGAATACGGATGTTTATGGTAGTGTTCGAGAATCGCTGGTGTTCTGCTGATGAACGGTGACTGATGGGTATTAAGAATATTGAGCTGGTAAGAAGTTAAGATATGGAAGGAACTCACGCTTGAGTTGAGTCTATTTTGGCAGAGTTTGACAACAATAAAACACGGAGAAGCTCGacggattttattttttttaaagggaAGAAAAGAATTAGCTGACGTGGTTCATATAGATATTGGTTTTGCAGTGAAAGAAGGTGGACTTGCAGCTGGTTTGTTGGGAGAATTATTGATATCGAAGTTTAGAAGTTTGATGGTGACTGTGAAAGGTAGTATTGCAGAGAACAAAGGTTACTGTGGAAGAGCATTGGATTACTTTAGAAGGTGAAGAATCTTCAGGAGAGTGGTTTATTCAAAGAGTTAGGTCATGTATCCGAAATCAAAAAATAGAAGCTCAAACAAGCTATTTCAGTTGAGAAAAGAGGGACTGATACGTTTTATGGAGTTGAATTCGAATTTAGAGATTTAGAAGGACAAGGAATGTTGGGTGGTTATATGTGAGTGTTTGGTAAAGAAGTGCGGGTAGTTTGAGCTTAAAAGAAGAAAGGTTTGTGAACTGTGAAAAAATCAGTGTAGCATACATCACTAATTATCGGTTGTGACTCTTGTTGAAGTAACAtgtgaagagaagaagaaagtagtaGATGAGCTACAATGTTCGGTGATGATTTACGAATTATGAGTGAAGTAAGTTTGTATGGAAATCCTTCGAATGAAATACGTAAAGGATTTGGTTTTGCGTTTTTCTAGCAAGTAGATAAAGCACAACAATAGTGTTTCTAGATTGTTGAAGGAAGACTTGGTTTAGGGGAGGATGTTAGAAATAATAAACCAAGATTATGAGTTTTGGATCAACAACGGTTGTGTAGGTAGTagattttagagttttactatgtttagagtttcGTTTTATTTATAGAAGTATGCTTTATTTAGAATTTAATTTATTAGAAAAGTGCTTTGAGCAGTCGTCAAGTTTGTTCTACTTTAAATAGGCTATTGAGCCATGAGAATATGTACACCGAAACATTATCAATGTGATCTTTATTACTTCAGTGTTCGTGATTTTCTCTCTTGTTCGATCCTACATTTCTCTTGCTAGTGATGATGCTTTAGACGTTTGGAATTTCCTAGTAGTCATGAGATTCAGTTAGTTTTGATCGAATTTGTTGGGCCGAAAATTCGTTCCAACTTTATTAAACAATTTGAAATAACTAAATGAATCTCATCATTTTGCAGTTTAGGCAATTGTCATTGAGGTATAAATTACATGTTATGCCAAAGAAGATGACAAAGTTGAATACATGAACCTGTCACTGTGCTTGTTACTTCTCTCTTCAGGAAGCATCAAGTGTGGGATTTCCATTTTGGAACGGTCCTTTGATCTGCCTAACTAGTTTTAAACCCTCCACTGCACGCAACACGGAAATTGCTCATCATATGACAAGGAGTGCATGGAACGTGTAAAAGATTTATTTTTATACACGTGCATTTAGGAATTTAAGAAAAAATACGACTTTTACAACTGACCCTCCTGCAACTCGGACAACAGTACTTGGGACAGTTATGGGATAAAAACTAACACAATCTAAATGGTCGAGAAGGAATACATCTAGCATCAGGATTAGCAGTAGATCGGAGATGGGAATGATCAAGGTTCTAAATTTATTATCTCGGATTTGGACCATGAAATTTGTCATATGTATAGCGTATTTGGTACCAATCATTCAAAGAGATGGAAATAAAGTAAGCACCGCAATTCACAGTTCCGGTCAAGTAATATCTGAGTTTAATGGAAGAAACTTGTACACAAGAGATAAGTCTAGATAGCAAATTGCTAGTATAATTAGAGCCAATTGGATCATGATTCTTTCCTACTAAAGGGGGAATTTGTGGGTCAAGGATAAGACACTAGTGAGCAGGCCATGGGTCAAGTACAATCGACGTCTGGGAAAATTTTAACGACGACTTTGAACATTCCACGGTCAAGAGCCCAGACTATGACATCAACGGAGACTGTCTTTGTTATCACTACTCACTCGCATCTAAAGAAATTCAGTTGTCATCTTCTGACCACCAAGTGCTCAAAGATTCCAGGCGCCTCACAGTGAGTTGTGTATAAGCTGATAAGATACGTTTCTGTGGGTCTAACAGTTTATCTTGAGGGCTATTAATTCAAACCTTATTTGTTGATTTGTGGCTTTCTATTCTCCCGAGTCAAGAATATGGACTCTTCAGCAAAGTATTGCTTTCAATGTAATATTGAATCGAAGGGATTTACAAAAATTTGGTCAACTAACCCAATAATAATAATCCTTGGGTGAAAATGACATATAAAATTTGACACTGTTTAAATGgatgagaatgtaaaaatagccaagatgtaaacagtttcatcatatCCATTTTCAgatacttatttttatttttattttatatcaggatgcatccagtttcaccctcgctattttttaaatttaagccaggatgaatccagattcattcttcCTATTTTTTTGGTATCCTTTTCACTCATACTTtgctcgtccattagaaccatgttttaagaaTATTTCGTCAATTGATCCAATTTCTCAAGGATTTAGCCTTCGAGCATGGGGGTTTGTTTAGATCCTCATTATGGGAAAAATATTTCTCTTTTAGGGAACATCTCTTATTAAAAAAGAAGAGACTAGAAAATCAGATTAAAAGGCCATTGAATGGCCGGATTTGATTCCATATAACACTATCATTATTTCCAATTACATTCACAAAAACTAGATATTTTtagtgtttgtgattttttttcttcctgattTTTTTATAATTGATATCTtcaattgtattagggttttaatTACCTCACAGTTTGACGTTTATGGTATGCTTGTAAGCGATGCATGTAATAATGAATTCTGAAAATTGAATATTCAAAGATGATGATCATATGTACATATgttgattgaattttattttctttattttttccgAAGTTCCAAAAATAATCAAATTGTGTAAAAGAAAATATAACTAAAGGTGATAGGTGTTAATTATTAAAGACATAATAATTTATGTTTACGAACTTTTATAAAGTTccaaaaataatcaaattaagTAAAAAAAATATAAGGAAAGGTGATAGGTGTTAATTATTAAAGACTTAATAGTTTATTTTCACAAACCAGAAGGGTTGGCTAACCCAGTTCGCCAACCCTAAGGCCCGGGATTTCGTGGACTGAAAGGGTTGGCTAACCCAGTTCCCCAACTTTAAGACCCTGAATTTCGTGGACTTTAAGGATTGGTCACCCCAGTTCCCAAATCCTAAGGGTCTTTCACTTCTTATTTTAGGTTAGCCATGTTTCTTCGGGAAAGGTTTTCCTAAACAGGTTAGGATTCTCCGTGGACAAGtgtgtaacctatataaataggttatTAGGCCCTTTATAGAATATGCAAGTGATTTACAATTGTAACAACTTTTGGGGTAAAGGCTAGGTTTTCAAGGTGAGTGCAATTTGACGAGCAACAAGAGACAAGGTGATTGTCTGGCGTAATTTTTGCGGTGTAACCAATGGTTTATTGAGATTCACACGAGTTCTACATTGTAATCTTTTCTTTAtaatggatttgagttggtgctcctcaaagtggacgtagacaatatatacacgtcgcatatattgttgaaccactataaatcttgtgtctcgtGAGTTGATTTATGTTTTTGGTTTATTATTGTTGCTTGTGATtaatttacttattattcattatAATATtccaagatttttttttgtttcacatTTGTTAGAATTGTACGAAAATTGTGTGCACCAGTTTGGCTTGAATTTTCTGACAATAGGAAGTATTCCCTTGtaattttgtagttttaaaaataGGATGCTCCAAACCGAGTATCCAATACATTAAGAAGTATCACCAGAGTATCCTCATTTAATACTCCGCGACACGGATATGTAAACTATTTTGAAGTGTTTGGGATGCATTAAGTTTAACAATAATTAAATTTGCGTATTGCATTTTCAGACCTTTTTAGTACCTGATAGATGGACTTACAAAAattatcttgctttattttgTACTATAAATAACACGCTTAAGACCAAATTTGTAACAAAATTTTAATAAATTGttagtaattttatttaaaaaaatagtTTCCTTCCGTTCAAAATAACAGGTTGGTTTCATGTCTAAATTGTACATGAATCTAGCCTATTATTTGAGATGGAGAGAGTATAAAGAGCATGAAAAACTATGTTATCCATGGTTCTTTTAGGAATTTTCATAAGACAATTAGGAAAATTATGGATATTTTCATTCTAGTAATTACAGTTCCATTGAATGGAATCAATGGGTGAATACATTTTGTTAATGCTGTAGACTTTCTGCCAGCTCAAGCTACTTATATTTATATTGGTGGAATAGAGAATATATTGTATTATAATTTTAATGTACTGGGATATAAAATTTTATAAGAGGAAACACAACCTAAAAACAACGGTTACGTAATTAATTGACATGCTTAAAATCATCAAATATACAACTAGTTGTAACTGGTCATATAACGGGCGATTATTTTCCATTACGTCATGTATGGCGTAAgtatatttttaaaaataaaagaaaatttgttCAACTAAGTTTCTCTAagagatttaaaaaaaattaagttaccttttaaattttaaatatttttaattctACATTTAGAGTATTTTCCCTGAATATATAAAgttgtttgtttttaaaaacaaaaacaaaaactcatatttaaaaaataaaaataatgggaGTACTCAAATACGTCAATAATGTTATTAATTTCAGACTTGTATATGTGATGACCTAATAATTGGCTTTAAGTCTTTTGAATTATGAGATGATGCCAATTTACATAAATGTCCTACTTTTGATACATTGAGGAAATCTACCATGGGTTTGTCaatatttatatatttgtagCTGGACAATAAAATGAACAGAAAATAGAATGATGAGATAATTAAAGGTAATGATCTttaattcttttttctttccatATTCAGTTTTATTTATGATTAAATTATGATGGAACCCAATCAGTGCAAAGTCATAATGAAAAAAGGTTACAACTCTCACATTCTTCGGATATCATTGGCTGGAATGAAACTGAGATGGTCGGGTACAACGTCTGTCCCTTAAAATGTTCTATGACTTTCCAAAGCTCAAAAACACcttctcttttgtattattgatAGCATGAAAACAAATGATTAAAAAGTGCTAAGAATGTTGCATTTACAGATCTTTCTCAACATTCAAATTTATACACAAggacatgaaaaaaaaaatttaaaaagctTTTATTACATTATCTTCATTCGTAATCTTCTAGGATTGGTGTTAATTCATTTGAATGATTAACTGCTGAAGTATTGGAAACTGAAGCCGTCGAGGCGAAAGGGTTGGGTGCCATAAGTAATTTTTCAGTATTCCCTTCTAGCATATGAAGGACACCATTCATGGAAGGACGATCAACAGGGTTCCACTGAATACACCAGAGTGCCACCATGGTTAATTTCTTTACTATATCCAAATCTTCTGCTTCAACATGAATTCCTAAATTTTCCCCACGATTCAAACGAATGTATATCCACTGTTGGAAGTATTCTTCGTCACTTGTTTCCATCCTAAATTTTGTATTCTTCTTTCCTCCTACTATTTCAAGTAACAACATTCCAAAGCTATACACGTCTGACTTATATGATACGATACCAAAGTTCCTCGAGAAAACTTCAGGTGCAATGTAACCCATTGTTCCTCTAGCAGCAGCCATAGAAACTGTGACAAATGTATCTTTGGTACATAGCTTTGCTAGACCAAAGTCAGAGATCTTTGGAGTAAAATTGTGATCCAGTAAAATATTTTGAGGTTTGATATCAAAATGCAGAATACGTTGATCGCAACCTTGATGAAGATAGTCCATACCACGAGCTATACCGGTTGCAATCTCTTGAAGCTTCACCCATCCAAGGTTTATTGGTGTCTTGTCTTTCCCTGATGAAAATATAAACTTATCTAGTGAACTGTTCGGCATAAATTCGTAAATAAGAGGTCTCGTAGGTCCTTCAGCACAAAATCCCAAGAGGTGCACAACATTTAGATGGTGAATTCTACCTATAATGGCAACTTCATTGACGAATTCTTCTCCATTGTGTCTTCCGTCTGAATTGTTGAGAACTTTAACTGCTACTTGGATACCATTTGAAAGCTTCCCCTCCTCCCATATCCTCCTTGgcctattttttttatatttatttgttattttctttatttcagcATAAGAGTACCGTGTTGGCTGGAGAGCATTGTTCCTCAAGAAAATTTCAATCCttgattgattttctttttgtttactATATGCTTTCTTGTATATTTTGATGACTATGATCACCATCGATAATATGAAAACAAATAATCCTAAGCTCACACACACTGGTGTCTTCTTTTCTGCTAGTACCGCTGCATAAATTATACAGTAAAACCCTATAAATTAATGTTATCGGGACTACCAAAAATTATTAATTAAATAagatattaattaatatataaattaatacttattaatttatcagttaattaatattttattaacttATAGATAAGTTTACTATCAAATAATTAGTTTCTATATAAACACAATATCAAACCATTTTTTTATCttatataatcacaatatcaaTATGAAATAATATTCTTATAAAcataatatcaaatcatattttttatttcctatataaacacaatatcaatataaaataatatttttataaacacaatatcgaatcatattttttaaataattttttatttatcatcaattaaaaaaaaatcctacgtaaacacaatatagagaaaacaacaccaaaaattcttaGGATGATAAAAAAATTTAGAGATGAGATTCAATGCGAtattgattttagcaaaaaacagaagagaattgaatcatttttcaaaaagtccTCGTAGATCattaatgtattgaatatatatatataatgcattattaatttatacTTCACATGTGATCTATattgataataaaaaatatattatcttataagtttagcgaattattaatttgacaCGTTGTCCCCGACTTGGGACTGATTAAAAATATTAtctaagagagtttattaaataatcgagtattaattaaaggAGTTTCTAATGTATCCGATTTTTCTGTTTAACATCACAGTTACCATGCAACATATACTAATTAACTCGATAATATTTGAGAAATAAATTATTTAATTGAAATTGTAAAAATAAGAAGATTTATTCGGAGACTGAACAGTgagtgaaagagaaaaaaaacaataCACAAAGAATGCGTATTGAGCAATTCATGAAAGAATACTCTAACCAAATAGTTGTTCCATAAGTCTGAACCAAAAAATCAATAACCCAAAGGAAAATATGGTAGGGTAGAAGGCTACCGCAAGTTAACAAAAGAATGAAGTATTCACATTCGTTTATGAGATATCCAAATAATAAATAGGCGAAAGTTGATTATTAAACAACAGTTATAACCaaataataaatatttttgttatagggaaagctgATTTGTTTATGGGGAAAGCTAAAAATATTTGACTATGGTGTATTTATTATGACTTTGTCTCATTGAAGGGGAGGAGTAAAAATTTGTCTTTCCCCTTAGCGAAACACCAAAATTTACCTTTTGGTCCTCAAGGAAAACTAATTTTGTAACTGATCGGTCTTAACCTAATCCTAAGCATGATTAATCTTAAACCAATTTTATGATTAAACCCTGTCATTTTTTCCTTTTCACTAAAACTAGCACAAGTGAAGAAGATACCGGCTGGATAAAGGATGGAATAACTTCAATTGGGTGTCCCATTTATTTTTATCATTAAACATGCAAAGAACTAAACAGAGAAGAGAACGATTATAGTCGAGATTCTACTGGTTTGCATACTTTAGGCTGATTAAAATATTAGAGTGCACCGGGAAAAAGCTAGAGCATCATACGATTTGTTGGTAACACGGAATAAAATTTAAGTCATCAAagaacatgagaagaatttaaagaaGAAGACCGATAAGAATACTgtgttttttccttcttttcgatGAAAAATTCTTTTGTGGACTATTACATGATCATGATATGGGTTTGATTAGTGGGTAAATCGGTAATGCAAAATGATATATGGTAGTCAAATTCAGTTATTATTTCCTCCTGTACATATCTAATAATAGCTTTCCTCTTAACATGATTTCCTCCTAAATAAATCAGCTTTCCGTATAACAAAAATCAGAGATGAAAGTTGATTATTAAACAAGAATTATAAAATTAGAGAATAATCAATACCTTTGGGTTTGTTGTAAGGCCGCGGAATTTCAAAACATTCAACGGAAAGGCTAGAGTTGTGATTTTTGTATCTGCATTTCCCTCCGAAAATTTCACAACTACCGCAGCTGGGTTCATCCCACTTCATGAATAGACTGCCCAAGTTTCCATCTCCGGGATACCAACCATTTAACAATTTATAATATTCTGATGGGTACATAGTACTTGGCCATTTGATTGAAGCTGACGATAACACACAGTTGTCTGGTAAAAAATAAGCAAAGGATACTTGTGAATCTAGACCAAAAACTTTGTATGCCAAACTTGGACTACTTAAGCAACTTACGTCTCCATAACTGAATTCTTGTACATCTGCCAAGTCCATCGAACAGTTAAAGTAGCTAACATACCTATCTAGTTGTGGTTTAAAAGGACTACTATTAGAGATATTGAAATTTAAAAGCCTTCCAGGGATGCAATCATTTTGATCATATATTTCAATAATTTGGGACCTATAATTGATGTCTTTGACTAGAAATTTCCCGGAAAATGGTAGATCAATTTCTGTTTCATTGTTGTCTGTACAAGTTAATTCGAACCCAGAATAACCACAAGGAATCGGTTGTTTATCCTTTAAGCGAAATGGAAAACGAATTTGGAAACCATTTGATGAGTTTCCACAAGATAAACTTTGACAGGCATCGCTTTTTTCAGTCGCATCAGCTCTAACAGTTattatgtgttgaagcagcaggATCATTAGAAAGTGGATATAAGAGAATGTAAAGTTCTTCTCTCTTGTAATTCTCATTTTAATAACTCTTAAGCTTCTCAGAATATCCGAAATTCAAGAAAAGTAATCAAgtagcaataagataaagatgagaaaaataaaagagagattgCTGGACTGAAAACAATTAATATACACTCGTTTCACGTATATATTTCTTCTTCCTAAAGCGAAGTCTCTTTTAGATAGCAACCGGAGAGACACTTGTACGATGTACATCTAGCGTTGTATTTTTCCAAGGACACAAATTTtcaaaaaagaatatttttttgattAATAACGACaactcaatatttatatttattaatGTGGAGtgcaattttgtgcacactcggTCAATCAGTGTGCACAAAACAGAATGATCCTATTGATTTACCTTAACAGCCAGTTAACTTATTAATATAAcccatttttatattatttagatCTTAAAAAAGGTAATAAATTGTATATCAAATCCAATACTAGGAATTACTAGTTAATCCTACTACGAGGACCCTCTGGTCTACAGTCCACCCATTTAAGGTGGTTTACACTACAACAAaacatggtgtttacaatggaaaATATCgtcgaaaatattttattttgcgTCACAAAATTATTGTTGTGACGCTTTTTTGCTGTCAGTCAATGCGTTATAAAAGGAGGTGTTGCAAATAATCCGACCGACGCTAAAAGCGTCACTTATGCCGAGGGTTTTTTGTAGCATACTTTTCTATCACAAAATCAATTTATGCGTCAGAAAAGTCTATTTTTCCATTTATTGATAAATTACTCATTTTTGTCATAAAAATTaaacttttattattttattattttattattttattattttttaattaatatgacattttatttttatgataATGCATTATGGAGAATTCTGAAAATTTACAATTTATTGTTCTTAATTAAGAATCTTCGATAAAAAATTCTGAATAATCAATAGTTATCAAAGGTCATGAGCAGACACTGTATGCTGAACATCGATCAGAAAATGATGATATAATTTCCAGTTAACAAAAAATAGAATTTAAACATACAAACAAAGCAATTGACTTTGTACATAGTACATTTCCATCGGAAAAAATAATTGTACAAGGAATACCAAATACATACAAACTTTGTTGAACTAAATATTTATACATTCTAAATCTGGTGATTTCTTCATAATTAAAGCGTATTAGCTTTGGACAACCGAATTCTTGATCTCATCCTCATAGTTGTTGTTGCTTAGAAGAATCTGGAATCGGTTCTAATTGTGGCTCTTCGACAATCATACTCAAATAACTTGTCTCTTCTCTCCAAAGAAGATTAAGATCTTTTGTTTACCAGTAAAATAAACTCCACCTACAGACAGTAGAAAAAACAAAAACGGAAATCCCATAAAACAAATAATGATTTCGATTGATCTAAAGTAACAGATAGATGGAATacctacttcttcttcttttttgaagcataagGAACACCTACTTTAACATCAATTATATCTTTAACTTCTTACTCATGAGAGTATTTTTTATGTTTAATCCTCTTGTCTAATGCTCGTAGTGGCGGCTGATTTTGATTAAATGTAGGtctagaagaaagaaaaaagagaagaagatgataagCCAATATTAGGGTTAATTACTCTAAATATATGGAAAGAGAAATATCTTTCCTAAACAAATATATGGAAACAAATATTTGTGGGCTGGATTTTTGTTAACCAAAAATTAAAAAACGTGACTTTGAAAAGAAATGATTAACATGTAATCATATGAATCCACCAAGTTCCCTTGGCAAGTTAAGACGGTTACACGTAGGTGAATAgttagtttttcttttcctttaagCATGGTGATTAGTTAATGATTTTAAGAAAGGATATCCCGATGAATTAAAAGGTTACACCTCCTTTAAAACGGttatagtaaaaaataataatttaatttaatttaatatttattttatcagtactttattttatttttcacattTAATAACgttgaaaaaatatttatttatttttaaattttttattaacaCGAATACTATTTCCTACGCCTATACGAGAGCCACAAATTAATATATTAACATTATCATTGTACTCAGCTAACGCTATATATGTGCGATACAAGAAATATCACAAATGCATAATATTTATAACACATTTACGGGTGTTGAGAATATAATGTCACGCATATTGTTGTTTGTTTTAGTGTTAATCAGTGGTCCAAATATATATTTTGGACCAAAAAATTTATTCCTAGGACCAAACAACGTGTGAGccttgatatgtactttctttaaatTTCAGAGATGCCCTTGCTCTAATGAATATATTCATTTCTCTCTTAACTTCTGCCTCAAGAGAAAGATggagatttctttgagcttcggCGACTTGTGAATTCAagatcgattgattggattgataaGTTGATATACCTATTgttgatttaattttatttttcatgttctCCTTGTAGATTTCTTTATGGTTTGATTGGGTACCATTCTAGTCTGAGTTGAATCCATGGACACAAATGCCACCTGAACAACATAATTTCTTGTGATTCACGGAGAATTGCAGCCATAACAAACGTTTTCCTGACTTTGTAAGATTTGAATTCATATTGGTAATTTTTGGgtgtttttgtatttcttttcatcatGTATAATTTATAGATTTGTATTAGAATTGAAGAATTCGTTACATTTTATAATTGAATTTGATCGTTCGAAAAATGAAATTATGTAATCTTTTATACATTTTGGATTGGGGATTATGTTGTTGGTGTGGTGTTTTACTAGATCTGACTATTTAGAGGTAGAATTCGATGGTTGAAACATTAAGGGTTTAGAAGATGTAAGTTTGAGGttgtatatagtgttagatgGATTACACGAGGTGCGGAAACGTAATagatatatcaatcttgatactAGGAATATGAATTGAACTTTTTAGTGGACCGACAtgttagtagtttttcttcatatttatTTGAATTCTGGATTTAAATCTTCCTGTTTAATGTTGAATTATTAGTACATTTTTGTATGTACGGTCTTTATCCATGTTTACAGGGGTCTAGTCTAAGGGCGGATATTCACTTGTTTCTAATGAATGCATATTTGCTTTGTACTGGAAAATTGAATTCCTTCCTTTAGAAGGAATTAAGTATTGACTTTTTTATTCATGTATTGGAACTAATAACAATTCTTGTTTGGAACAATGTATGCAGTTGGGATGCAAACTCAAATCTTTTTTTAAAAGAGATATTCACATAGAATCATGGATGGTATGCATAATACTAATATGTACTAGTCTTTTACTcaatatatatcaatatgtac
Proteins encoded in this window:
- the LOC113326208 gene encoding rust resistance kinase Lr10-like, which gives rise to MVIIVIKIYKKAYSKQKENQSRIEIFLRNNALQPTRYSYAEIKKITNKYKKNRPRRIWEEGKLSNGIQVAVKVLNNSDGRHNGEEFVNEVAIIGKDKTPINLGWVKLQEIATGIARGMDYLHQGCDQRILHFDIKPQNILLDHNFTPKISDFGLAKLCTKDTFVTVSMAAARGTMGYIAPEVFSRNFGIVSYKSDVYSFGMLLLEIVGGKKNTKFRMETSDEEYFQQWIYIRLNRGENLGIHVEAEDLDIVKKLTMVALWCIQWNPVDRPSMNGVLHMLEGNTEKLLMAPNPFASTASVSNTSAVNHSNELTPILEDYE